A region of the Notolabrus celidotus isolate fNotCel1 chromosome 18, fNotCel1.pri, whole genome shotgun sequence genome:
CCTGGGATTGGAACAAAGCATAAATGATCTGACCCACTTCTATATTATAtgacttaaaataaatctgtaaatTTGTACACTTACTCAATGCcacaaaatgttgattaaaCCACAAAATTTCAACCTATTTGACTTCATCagatgatagggttagggtttgggttctGCCTGTTGAAGACAAGCCAGTCGAAACGTTATGGTCTAATCAACTTCTTGTGGCGTTAATTAAATCTTCTTTTTCTTGGTTCTGTTCTTTGACTGCCTTGTAGAGTTGTCGCGATACCAGAATTTTGCACTTCCATATGACACCAGTCAAAGTCAAACAGTATCATTACCTGCTTTGATACCACCACAACAAAAAAGAACTCCTGAGTAgagattgatgacatttttagaAAAACTGCATCGGCCAGTACCTGCACTCACAAAGCCGATTAAAGATTAAGCAATCTTCATTTCCCCCTCTCAAATGATAACAGTTTTTTCTATGCTAAAAGACTGCATATCAAATCTGAATCAGTTACTGGCTggtgtttaaaataaattatattattatgtaTATAATAATGCAAGGGAAAGATGTTTTAAATCCCCAAACAGTGGGTTTTTAGTCGCTTGCCAAGTTGATCACACAACCTTAATTCAGCCAACTGTATTGGCAAGACTTGAGGCAAAGATTGAGAGAGGTTAGGCCCAGAAGAAGGTCACTGAAAAGGATCCTAACTCAGATGTTTCAGCTTGTTTGAAGTTGATGATTTCCAACAAAACGTTCAGAGCTCATACGTGTTTAATTTGCAGTCCTCTAGCATTAAAAGCTGGTTGCAGGCCTCACCATAGAACAGATAAGAAAAGATGACGTGCAGATCCTTGTTGCTGGTCAGGGTGTTCACATACTCTGTTGCACCTGTGCCACTGATGCGAAACACTGGAGACATGAGGTCTGCAAGGCCAGACTTCAGCAGGAATAAAGAAACCCACTTTGGGATCAGCTTCAGAGTCGCCAGGTAGTGAGTCTTCTTCGCTGAGATCTGTTAGAACGCAGGAGACGATTGAAGCAGTCGAAATTCATACTTTGGTGATAGTATTTTTAATCTTACTAGCACATGGTACCTTCATGATTTTGAAGAAAGTCTTGATGGCCTCTGTGTCATCAGGGAACTGCTTCAGTAAGTGGGCCTCCATCTCAGTTTTCCCGGAGAAGATCGTGTACTCCCGTTTCTCATCGCCCAGGCCCAGCTGGATGGTGTCAAAGTGTGGCTTCAGCTCCTGAAACTCCAGCTGGCCTTCAGAGATCTGGTCGAAGGCGATACGCAACAGACTGTTCTCATGGAGTTGACCAATGTAGTGAAGTCCTGGAGAAGACCAGAAGCAAAAACACAGGGTTCGATCATTTCAAGTCGATATTGATTCCTTCTTGAAGTACCACCATGGACATTATCAGTCTTTCAGATGCCAGTCATAATTTTAAGCCTTCTTACCGACATCGAACTCGAAGCCTTTCTCGACGTAGGTGTGGCAGCAGCCTCCTGCCTGGTCATGTTGCTCCAGCACCAGGACTTTCTTTCCTGCTTTGGCCAGCGTGGCTCCAGCCGTCAGCCCGCCGATACCGCTCCCTATGACGATGACATCCAGGTTCTGGGGCACTTTGTCAAGGCTGAAACCTGGAGAGATGAACACAGAGCTCAAATTAACTCAGTCAATCACCCTGTATTATAAACTTTAACGCGAGTAGGTGCTGAAAGTGAGACATAAAAACAGGTTGCATAAATGTCAGAGTGGTACTGCACACCTCTCCTGTCATAAACTCAGACCTGATGAACCACTTCCTGTATCTGTGATCTGCTGCTGGCAATAAACATGataacagacatttttttataatCCCCTGGACATAACCTAATTAAGATAAGACACCCACATGAAGTATAATTACTGCCTCCTCTAATGTAGGTCCAATCCAAATGTTCAGTAATGACACAGAAGACAGGTCATTCAGATAAGAGCACACCTCAGCTGATAGAAGAGCTGCAATTACATTTGATGTATCTTTTACTTTTGAATCTATATTCAAACTTTTTCCACCACATTTTCTCAGTGTAAGTTATTACTTACCAGGCTAAGACTCTTAGGAATTGATTTCAAGAGACAGTTTAGTGTTGAAGAAAGACATTTAGGGCAACTCAAGATTCTTAAAATCTTAGAAAACTGCAAAAAACAATGTGTGTGATATCTTGAAACCTATTGACATCTTTTTATACTTTAtccatatttaaatgttttaattaaaaaaaattgagtttACATCCAACATCTGTACAATGGTTACATGTCCATACCATTACGGTCTTTTTAAGCTGTCTGCCAGcacttttaaaacattaaatacaagtatctaaaaaagaatacaataaaacaagaaagGAAACACTTTATTATCAACTCTAGCACATACTAATCTATCCATATACATTCATACACATGATAGGTTGGAGGGCCAAGCGCCACCAAGGAACACCCCATCATATGAACAAATCAATATCCACATTTAAATCTGACAAAGGTTAGAACTTTGGGTACACATGCATGTAAAGCTTGCTTTTTggccagaggaggaggagaaaaacattGATTTTGTTAGTTAAGTGTTCATGGTTGATGTAAGTGGGGAGGCAACCAATCAAAAAGATGAAATTTTATGATTGGATCTTGTTTATGGCAGAAACCTTTATAAGATAGGTAAGTAGTGCTTCTTAAATTATGACAAGGTTGCCTGTTGGTGCACAATACCTAACACACGTTAAACTGTGCATTTATAAGGTTTATTATCAAATATATTCCATCCTAACACTTGTAGCCCTTTTACAGTTatgtgaaggaaaaaaaatcaccttttcatttcttaatttaaataaatttgtGCTTTTTGtgcaagaaagaaaacacttaCAAGTACATgaataacatttgttatatcGATGGTCAAATGAAAAGAGttggatttaatttaattggCTGTAACAGAATTTAATCAAATGGATTTCAGATTGTAGGTATAGCTCGTTAAAGTTGTACCTTAATTTAAtagctaaaaacaaaaaatactgagtgttaaatcatattttttgtcCTATCAAAAAGCCCATTAAGGggaaaacttttttattttcatcatcacTGAGCCAGTTTATAGAGATGATATTTTGAGCTACTTCCTTTGCATTCATCTTACCTTGTTTGATGACTTTGTCGCGCTTCTTCTGATCAAACTCCCGAGGGCCTGGAGGTCTCACCGACTCCAGAGAGAAAGGGCTTTTTTTCCCAAACAGGTACCAGTACGTCCCACCGGCCCATAACGCCAACCAGGCTAAGACAATCACAAGCCACATTGTTGTGATGAAGCGATTCGGTTCACAGCAGCAGTGTATCCAGCTGCGGTGTGTGCACCGCTCTCCTCTCAGGGCTCCTTTTATTAAGCTGGAGGTCAAAGATCTGGAGAAGGGTGACATGTTTTCTGTTATGAGAAGCAATAAAGATAAAGTGGTgaaagattctttttttttgtggtgaCACTCCAAAGATCACAATGACAGTGTCAGTCTGTTTCTGGAACTTGAATAATGCTGAGAGTGCGTTTGGTGCAAAAAGCATCAACataaaaactattttttacatttttcagtgtttcattcGTCTTTGAGGAATATTTGTTGGAAAATACACCATTTAATAGGCATCAGTTTTGAACTTAGATTGATTTTAAACTCCTGAAATAAAGTGGGAACATTTCAGTTCAACATTATAACTCTCCAGCTTGTGTTCTGAAGCTTATGTCACATTTTGTTTTGCTCCTGTATATAAGTGTTCTGTTATTATTCAGTCATCTTCTATCGGTTACATACGTTCACTCTTGCTCTTATCTGATAAGACAATTAAGATAAAGAACACACTGAGGACTAACAATCAATTACTTTATATATGCAGTGACGATGTTTATGACTTTACAACCGTCTAGTCAAGTGAAATCCCTCCAGTTTCAACATttcaggtctgataaagagagTTTATGTCAGTATGAAAGTGTGATGATCTTGAGATGTTTCTTAGTCAAATTCTCTCTGATAACATCAGAGCGTATTGTCCTAACGTAGGGATGATATTTTACTTACAAGGGAGgatgttaaatgtttatgtaaaatgtaaataagtaAGTGACATCTGATCTGAGTGATAAGGTTGTTTTACAGCACGTTCCTCTGGACTTTGTGCTCATCCTCAACACTGATCTGTTTGACTTTGAGCCAAAGATTTAATCTGTAGTAGTGATAATGTGAAGCACAGCAAAGAAACAAGCTGTTATGTTAGCCCTGCTGATTTTGAAGGTCAAATTCGTAGTAACTTATCATCAGTGACTAAATTTGTTATCActctgttcttatttttaaagccCGGAAGTGCCGCAGGGGGATCATCAAATGAAGCGATTGCCAGAACAGCCTTTGTTGACCTTTTCCATGGCAAAGAGTCTAGATGAGTGCAACActggactgttaaaagacagcagggtggcATTTTTTGCTCACAGCACTACATATAAATGCATTTGCAGTGAGGGGTCTGACACTATGGAACAATCTgcctgctgagtcagtgagctcttttaaatcccttttttaaacatacttataattcagagcctttcctgattttacctgaactttatttaatttttttacttaAGTTTAAacgttttaaaaaatatatattatatttaaataattgtattcctttagatttattttaaatgtattttcttttctttttttaatttcttttatattttattttcacattgcTAACAAGAGTCAGTGTCATTGGAACAAAGGAATAAAGGAatttaatgtcttttaaaatatgttttatttctttatcttgccgTGAGTGATTCAatgacctgcttgttttatttttctgcccaTATAAAGAACTTTTTAACctagtttttgaaaagcgctctataaataaaatgttcactatttttattatttgtccacagggggcgccaaaatcaatgtAAACCAAAAGTtactgacaggagctttaaatatggGTCAGACCCACAGTGTTGGTGAAACACTTAGTTTGAAACCTGTTTAATCTTTCAGCTGCTGCCAAACTTTGTTATTAAAAGTTATACTTTATTGCAAATGCAGACATCTACATTGACGAAACACCAAGGTCTTCTCAATGATAATCAACCAGGTCAATTCACTCTTGGAGACAGGACAAGGCAATGACGATTTCTGCAGCAGGATATTGGCCTTACAATATATCCTTCtcttaaatatttcaaatattttaccTGTTTTTAACGAAAAAACTCTTCACACTGTTGGATGTGTAGCATATATTGAACCGTGTGTATTTGTTGCAGCCCAGATTGAAAATGAGACTAATTGGATGGAGAGCTTGAAATGGCAGCTGAGctgaagctgctggaacaaGCTTAAAGACTTTGATACAGGAAGCAGGTCGGTGTCAACAGGCCTGAGTGACCGGCTCAAATCCTATTAAGAATTAGACTAAGCAGTAGCTGCACGACTCCTGTGACTTTGTCCTGTTCTGATTTACAATCAAAGATGTTCCACGGCAAAGAAAATGAAGCCTATCTTAATTTATGCCAACATGTTCAACACCCGCACATAAAAGTGCAGtaaaagtgtcagaaaagaGAGATATGTGAGAGTGTATCACAGATGACAGCAGGCAGGTCAGGTCAAAGCTTCATACAGCTATTTGGATTTAATTACAAATtgataaagaaacattttcataTCAACAGGTACGTACAGTAATCCAGTGATGGAAAAGGGTCTCTCTCACTCCAGGGTTCAACACCATTACAGATTTTATGTCTTACTCCTACTGCACATTTTCTCCACGACACTTCTACAGAAACACTACAGCAGTGTGACCGTCTCTCATACAAAACAGCGTGACTTTTCCCTGGATGTCTTTGTGCTATGTTACTATACAGCCGCCCTTATCTCCCTTGTAGGGGTTCTTGTCATCTGGGACGCCCTTGATCAGGGGATCATTTGGAAGCAGTTCCTCCACGAAAGCGATGGTTTCTGCGCAGTTTGCACCCACCTGTTGTttcaaagagagagggaaaaacaagCAAAGCAAAGTGTGTTTTAAGACTCGCATGCTACAGCTTTACCACTTATTGTGTCAAGAGGAAAGAAGCGTACTTACTGCTGTCCTAGGTGTGCTAACTTCCTTCTTTAACTGCTCCAACTCCATTTTCAGGATTTCCTTATCTGACATATCCCGAGCCATGCTTGCTGTAAGGGAAAGTTAAGATCACAAGGTCACAACAAATGCCTAGAAATTTACGTTTCTCTTAATCCCACTTTTCTAAAAATTGTTGAATTTCAAAAGCAGCCTGTGAGCGATGTCAGTAAATCCAGGAGAGATAGATTCATACCGTTTGAATGGCGGGATCcccaacaaacagaaaaaaagtattGGCTCCTAGGAGCTCATCGACTGTATTCCTTCAACTGGTCTGGTCGCTTCTTCACTCTGACTGATCCCTTCTGTCCCACTGCTCTTCATCCAGGCTGATCCCCCGCTGGTCAGCAGAGGATTGGCCCTGATGTCACCAATCCTCCGTGATGGGATTAAACGGGCAGGAGCCATAACCCCTGAACAGGAAGGAGGGAGGTAAGACAACATAGATCAATACAGATCTGCAGGCGACATGAAGAGAAAGTGAGACACTGAAACAGAAGTGACAGTGAACATACTGGCTGGTACTAACTCTAAACCGTGGCACACATACCTCAATACAAACTGTGTCAGCTGTGAGGGACTGAAGTAAGTTTGAAAAGAGTATGTAATAAAGAGATGAATGCACTGCAGGTGGTTTAAATTGTGTTCACTTCTTTTAATTTGAGCACTAACAAACccagtgcaaaataaaagaggCCAAGTCCTCTCCACTGATTTCATTATTACCGTAATCTTGCGGTCTATCCAGTCAGTAGCTCTTAGTCCTCCAGCATCTTTCTAATAGAGGCTACAGCTACCAAATATACACGATTGATGCTGATGGTTTCACAGACAGGTAAACTTCATGGATCCTAAACCGTGGAATTATCGTGCACCAGAAGAAATAAATGGATGATGAATAAACCGTGACACGagaaaaaataagcaaatacaTCCAGAAATGTCACAAATAATAGCCTCAAACACGAATGtatacaaaatgtaaacaaaacttagaaaatctaaaatattaaacgaACATGCATAAATGTCTGCATTGTGTTTGTATTCACCTGCCTCAAACAGTCGGCCCTGACATGACTTCAACGtgtacaaaatgcagcagctagacTTTAAACCATGACAAAAAGCAGATCTCACATCACACCACATATTTACCTTGCTGTACTGACTGCCAATTAAATCTAGAACTGATTCTAAGATAACTTGTAATTACTCTTAAGGCATTACATGGCCTAGTCCTGGTTTTTACATCTCAGAATTTATAACCCCTTACATCCCAGAATGACCGCTCAGGAACACCACCTCTTAGCAATCCCACCTACAAACTTAAAActccttttctgttttagcCCCCAAactctggaacacactcccccCGATATTAAATCTGCTGAACCTGTCGACTGTTTTTAAAGAGCTTAAaaagcacttttttaaaaagtctgtaaGGTTATCTGATACCTTTTATCTCTGCATGTTTGACTTTACCTGTGTGCTGATTTGAATTGTATTGGAGCACTTTTTGGAGTTAATTTTCCCCTGTTTTGATGAGTTATTTTCTGTTAATTTGTACgactcttgtttatttttaatcttagtTTAATCATGTTGTCATTGTAGAGCGCGTTGTAACCTGGGTTAAAAAGGGGGCTATATTAATAAAAGTTTACTATCTTAACATTTTACTCAGCCTCTCTTTATTTCTTGTGGGCAAAATCGAAAAATATCTTGAATGCTACTTGTCCTTTTGGCCTCTTTGTGtggagtgtgtttgtatttagtcATTCTAGGTAGTTTATCATCCTTGGGGAGAAATTCATTTTCACAGAAAACTGTTGCAGAGGCTAgttaaacacatcaaacaaaacGTTACGACATGAAAAAAGACAGGTACGAGTATCAGAAGAAAATCCACATATTGCAAAATACCCATGGCGATTACTATTTAATGTCCTGAGGGAATCGGGCCCTTTTTTCCACAGTCTCAAGACATGCAGGATAATAGAATTGGGTCTATGTTGCGCCTGTAAATTCTAATTGGAGTGTAATGAGTGCACAGTATGTTTGATATGTGGTGATCAGTTGGGGTTGTACTCTAACCATCACCCAGTGTAACTACTGACAGGCTCGAGCATCAACCTATCTGCAGCCCTACACAAGATGATCAAGTCCAGTTAATGGATGAAGGCAAGTGGACTTGATATTGCAGAAAAAAGctgaagtgaaagtgaaatCTGTGTAACTGAAATGTGAAATAGATAGCTCACAAGCTAAAGTCAGAGATCTTGAAGATCATGAAGCTAGTGCCTCTTTTCTCCACTGATCACCTCCAACTGACATTTCATCTGAGACATGACTCGGCCCTGATCCTTAACTAAACCTTCAGCAGGACTCACACTAAGCCTTTTTCAGGATCTGGGTTAGTCTCATCTACTCAAGATTAACACGAGGTACGTCACTGTCATTATGAAGGACCGGTGAGTGCAACCGATCACCTGATGAAAAACTTCCCCTCCCACTAAGCTGTAACGCATGAGCTTCATGATCTAAACCACTTTAATTGTCAGACGGGCAACAAGCAGGGTTTATCACTCGCACTGATTTATGTAAGGGCTTCTTTCAATGTGTTTTGTTGCAATGTTTGGGCTTAAATTAGCGATGGACTAGAGAGACAACCAAAGCATGAGGTCTCCACCAAGGAAAATACTCTTATGTGCTTTAGAAACTGAAAGTGTTAATGCTGTATGTGTTTGGATACATTATGCCAAGCTGAAGCATCATCATCTCAGTTGTGCATTTGTTGTAGACTTTTAAATTGGACATTTTTTACTTGAGAACACACTGAGAACACATTGAGGGAGAACCCTCATTTGCGATGGTATTGAGGTacagacaacaacaaagaaaatacaagtaatcaaaaagttaaaaaataaataaaaattaaaataaataaatagatacattatTAAAGAAGGATATGGTGGTGCAAGGGGCACAACGTTtgacaataaaatacataaaaacaatagCTAAATCAGTAACAGTAAGGGGTTTAAGTATTGAAGCCTTGTCTTAGTGGAATTCATGTGGTCTAAAGTTTTTCTGTAATAAATTCAAAGTATTAGGAGGAGCATAGaaactaaaaaaacagcttcaagtGTGAGATGTCTGTAATGATCTACCTTGTCCTCTAGGTGGCGGTGTCGCCCTGTTGTATCGTTGCTTCTGCCCTCTTTGAACACGAATGCCCCGCCCATTTGGATCCCTCAGCCAATAGGAGAGTGCCGTTCCCCTGGAGTAGAatactttttcaaaataagagcaccGGCGTTCAGATGTCTTATACACTCTCCATTGTAAGAAGATAAAAACTCTTATTCTGAAATCTGTACGTGTGGTGTCCGGAAGCTCACCCTGGTCCTGCAGTATCGTTGGCAGAGCATCAACCATGGCAGCTCCCAGCAGGAAACAGACTCTACGGTTTCTCAGTCAGTTAGGAGCTTTTATTTTAACCCGGTTCGGGTTCTGGAACTGTTTTAGTATGCTGATGCTGTTCGCTGAACGAGCGGACGTGAAAAGGTAAGAAAAATTAATTGAGACAGCACTTTTAAGTAGCTAACTAGCTTGTGTGCTAATGGGAAGCTAACCCAACACTAAAGATGTTGAAGATAAAGCTTCAGTATCAAGATGATTCTATTTACATTCCCTTAAAACGTATTAAAGTCAGTGCAGTgtggttgtctgtctgtctgtttctatCTGTTGAAGTGTTCATGTGGGAGCTCATAGTTTTAAGTATGACACACATGAACCTAGGGCAGAAAGTTTCAGCCATATGGATCTGTTTAAGATGAAGATGAGGGTTATTTTTAGACTGGTCTCTAATTTTTGGGgctgtagtttttatttttagcttgAAAGAAGCTGTGGGTTTAATCTCCTGTGTACACTGTGGGTGTTTTGTTTCGGCCTGTGGTGGGCTGGTCTTTCTTAAAGACAACCACACCCTCTGAGATTATCCTGTTATTACCGGTATGTCAATTTTAGGAAAGATGtacacaatttaaaaacatgtctgaCCTTGTTCCTCTTTGTTTCACACTGGGTTGAAGTAAGTGCCTTCATGAAAACCCCCCTTTTTTAATGTAGAGTTTTAGAAAGCTTATCCCAATAAATGTACTTGAAGGGGGTTATATGCTTCATATAAGAGAAAAGGATGTGCATTGCTTTGCACAGTCACAGGACAGTGCAGGTACATTGAGATTTGTGTGCCCTGAATTTAAAAAGTACACAAggaacaacaaacaaataattaaacCTTACTCAACTAACAAAATTTTGCACAAAGGTTGCATCAGGTAGGCTTATCTAAATCTGTATAATTCTTTTTATGGGTCATTTTTCTCTAGCTAGAATGGATTCACATGAAATTATGTTTCCATCTTTGGGGCTTTGTTGACGTCTAGTCATCTGTTTTGAGACACTGAGGtatcattgtttgtgttttttgatttagatataaatatataatgagTGGTTTGGAAACCACATGCTGATAACGGCctcatttatatttcattgaaaatgatttaagataagatcagatattactttattgatcgaGGGGgattcggttgttgcagcaacccagacataagtacaatcaagaataagtttcaattagtcaaaataaaaaatagataaacaaagatagaatacaaatttacaAATTTAAGATATACAAATGCTACAAAGCGGTCAGCGTTATGCAGTCCGAGGTCTctgttactgttcaacagtctgatggcggtgggcacaaaggagcgcctgaagcgttcagtcttgcaccgtggtggaatgatgcgctaactgaacgagctccccatcagccacagctcatcatggagagggtgagaggggttgtccaggatggctcgcagtttgtccatcatcctcctctcagccactgactccagactgtccagttctagaccaaccacagagcgggccttctttaccagcttgttgagcagTTTGATTCCTCTATAAGGTTAAAAACAAATTTAGGATTCAAATGAACTTTTCTCAATGATATATAGCAGGGGGTCCTAAAGTGTGGGgaggtcgcgagacacaaatgtcgggtcgtgagatgtcttccatagtgtttttttttttttaagttatctaaaaatattacatttacccattatagtaaaaaatatcttcaaaaatagtagctaaacttgaaataaaaccttgaaaatagaaaatgtgattagttttctgcctttctttttgccagatgactcctaagtttagggttagcgaacagttaattatcagaagcatcagtagcagcaggttaattcataacggcacaggaaacacagacacatgctcatagagGTAGGgtcatttctgcagaccagttaaATGAAGCCAATGAAGACAAATGATTCAAATACTCGTAAAATGAAAACTCTGATCTGGTTGTCAAACTATGTCAACTTTATGGAAAGATGTGTACCTTTATCAGACCTACCtatatctcctcctctcattaCCTTCACTCTCAGGCTACACGAGTGCCTCACACGTACTTAAGTTTTCAATAAATTATCCCAAATGAAACATTCTGTGTGTAAATGAAACAGTCAACAGGTTTGATCTAACACTCTTCTGATTTCTTGCCTTTTCAGGAAGCCAGACATCCATGTGCCGTACCTGTACGTAGACATGGGAGCTGCTGTGCTCTGCGCCAGCTTCATGTCGTTCGGGGTGAAGAGGAGATGGTTCGCCATGGCCGCTGCTGTTCAGCTGGCCGTCAGCACTTACGCTTCGTACATCGGAGAACAGGTTCACTACGGGGACTGGCTGAAGGTGAGTCAGACCAGATGGCAATTTGTTAGTATGTCTTTATGCAATATGAGGGATTTAAAGAGCATCAGTATTGATCATGATATTTTGGCAAGAATGAAAACacctgaaaattaaaaaaaaaacctagaTAGATATGACATTTAAATGCAATTGGGGCAGCACATTATTACAGAGTTTTCCTCCATGTTTTCTTCATAAATATCACTCTTCATCACATACTGAAAATGATTCCTCAAGGTTACATTGAACATCTTTTAATACGATGCTTCTGTGTTCTTCTAATCAGCTGATTCTTTAAACGTCCTTGTAAAATCGAAATCAGACATGTGGCAGATTTAGAACCTCATGTGAACGTGGCACAGTTTAATGTTGAATTATTAATAACAGATCTGTGACACACATGAGGGTAAGAAGAATCTGGGTTACTGCTTGAAGCTTGACACTGAGCTGTTCTGTTCTATCAGAGAATGACTTTGTGGAAGCATTAAGTGTTTGAAGCCTGAGCTGTGCTCCCCCCCACCCCACAGGTCCGGATGTACTCTAGAGCGCTCGCCATCATCGGAGGCTTCCTGATTCTGGCCAGCGGAGCGGGGGAGGTGTACAGACAGAAAGC
Encoded here:
- the gngt2b gene encoding guanine nucleotide-binding protein G(I)/G(S)/G(O) subunit gamma-T2b; the protein is MARDMSDKEILKMELEQLKKEVSTPRTAVGANCAETIAFVEELLPNDPLIKGVPDDKNPYKGDKGGCIVT
- the tmem101 gene encoding transmembrane protein 101 isoform X1, which produces MAAPSRKQTLRFLSQLGAFILTRFGFWNCFSMLMLFAERADVKRKPDIHVPYLYVDMGAAVLCASFMSFGVKRRWFAMAAAVQLAVSTYASYIGEQVHYGDWLKVRMYSRALAIIGGFLILASGAGEVYRQKARSRSLQSTGQVFLGVYLICVVYSLQHSKEDRQAYLNHIVGGELTLMLLEVLFGVLALAFLSGCYIRLAAQILSTVLPLVILLIDGNLGYWHNTRKVEFWNQLKLIGHNVGIFGAVLILATDG